In Georgenia soli, a genomic segment contains:
- a CDS encoding magnesium transporter MgtE N-terminal domain-containing protein, which produces MNQPTARPSTSSRVYVARLKGTAVFDPLGDQVGRVHDVVVVMRLKGAPRAVGLVVEVSSKRRVFVPLTRVTSIDSGAVITTGLLNIRRFSQRATETLVVGELLDRQVTFRDGSGTGTVEDVAMEQHRSRDWYVTKLFVRRNAGRGLVGRRGEALVVDVDDVTGLAGTPAQQGATALLATLEDLKPADLADVLHDLPDNRRLEVAAELDDERLADVLEELGEEDRVAIVSGLDLDRAADVLDVMQPDDAADLVSELPVERASQLLERMEPEEAEDVRRLLAYEEHTAGGLMTTEPLILAPEATVATALAHARRQDVTPALAAMIFVVRPPLETPTGRLLGVVHLQRALREPPHQLIGSLLDKDVDALGPTDDIGKVTRLLATYNLTALPVVDENRRLLGAVSVDDVLDHLLPADWREADDDVTDRAMTRTAHG; this is translated from the coding sequence GTGAACCAGCCCACCGCCCGTCCCAGCACGAGCAGCCGCGTGTACGTGGCACGGCTCAAGGGCACGGCCGTCTTCGACCCCCTGGGGGACCAGGTCGGCCGGGTCCACGACGTCGTCGTCGTCATGCGCCTGAAGGGCGCCCCCCGCGCGGTCGGGCTCGTGGTGGAGGTGAGCTCCAAGCGCCGGGTGTTCGTGCCGCTGACGCGGGTGACGAGCATCGACTCCGGGGCGGTGATCACCACGGGGCTGCTCAACATCCGCCGCTTCTCCCAGCGGGCCACCGAGACCCTCGTGGTCGGGGAGCTGCTCGACCGGCAGGTGACGTTCCGCGACGGCTCCGGCACCGGCACGGTCGAGGACGTCGCGATGGAGCAGCACCGGAGCCGGGACTGGTACGTCACGAAGCTGTTCGTGCGCCGTAACGCCGGGCGCGGTCTCGTGGGCCGGCGCGGCGAGGCGCTGGTGGTCGACGTCGACGACGTCACCGGGCTCGCCGGCACGCCGGCCCAGCAGGGCGCGACGGCGCTGCTCGCCACCCTCGAGGACCTCAAGCCCGCGGACCTCGCCGACGTGCTGCACGACCTGCCGGACAACCGGCGTCTCGAGGTGGCGGCGGAGCTGGACGACGAGCGCCTCGCCGACGTGCTGGAGGAGCTCGGCGAGGAGGACCGGGTCGCGATCGTCTCGGGCCTGGACCTCGACCGCGCCGCCGACGTCCTGGACGTGATGCAGCCCGACGACGCCGCCGACCTCGTCTCCGAGCTGCCCGTGGAGAGGGCCAGCCAGCTGCTCGAGCGGATGGAGCCGGAGGAGGCGGAGGACGTGCGCCGCCTCCTCGCCTACGAGGAGCACACCGCGGGCGGTCTGATGACCACCGAGCCGCTGATCCTGGCCCCCGAGGCCACGGTGGCCACCGCGCTGGCGCATGCGCGCCGGCAGGACGTCACCCCGGCGCTGGCCGCGATGATCTTCGTGGTCCGCCCGCCCCTGGAGACGCCCACGGGCCGCCTCCTCGGCGTCGTTCATCTCCAGCGTGCGCTGCGCGAGCCTCCCCACCAGCTCATCGGTTCGCTCCTGGACAAGGACGTGGACGCCCTCGGCCCCACCGACGACATCGGCAAGGTCACGCGCCTGCTCGCGACCTACAACCTCACCGCCCTGCCCGTGGTGGACGAGAACCGGCGTCTGCTCGGCGCCGTCTCGGTCGACGACGTGCTCGACCACCTGCTGCCCGCGGACTGGCGCGAGGCGGACGACGACGTCACCGACCGTGCCATGACGAGGACGGCCCATGGCTGA
- a CDS encoding sodium:solute symporter family protein, whose protein sequence is MVRVQGAELAQLGIGAVVVLLVVFYGGTFMMSMRIGKKEEDADAYMTAGNKVGFGVSAASMTATWIWASSMYASATSGYTYGVSGPIHYGLWGALMILFIYPFGRRIRAVAPKAHTLAEVMYARHGRSSQLMLAGSNVVGSIISLMSNFIAGGALISLLSPLTFIQGVIIVAGGVLLYTLWSGFRASVLTDFRQVMAMLGAVAVIVPAIFFAAGFPTAFTTGADNLTAQQGSFFSSDAFMNQGAPYIAAVLAYAIGNQTIAQRLFAVREDLIRPTFVTATIGYGAMVIGVGMLGVLALYLGIEPMGGDPNNLVPQMAATFLPPVLLAVFFVMVVGALSSTADSDLAALSPIMMADVYGQNVAGKNRANPRTMLLVGRVTMIVATALAVAFASLQLNILDLLVFVGALWGALVFPVIASFYWDKVTNKAFTVSVIAALAAFLPVRFGLVPTRGAVGLVIDVLATVGVGVVLGLMVFGFFGLRVAKIVGTVAAVVTAPFALGVLHGYTTVSASLLAYAVSTIVCYLMSRGSSTRFDFSLIARRTGDFDQEHVAAPAGAPAAR, encoded by the coding sequence ATGGTGCGCGTGCAGGGCGCGGAACTTGCTCAGCTCGGCATCGGGGCGGTCGTGGTGCTCCTGGTGGTGTTCTACGGGGGCACCTTCATGATGTCGATGAGGATCGGCAAGAAGGAGGAGGACGCCGACGCGTACATGACGGCCGGCAACAAGGTCGGCTTCGGCGTCTCGGCCGCCAGCATGACCGCCACGTGGATCTGGGCGTCGTCGATGTACGCCTCGGCCACCTCCGGCTACACCTACGGGGTCTCCGGCCCGATCCACTACGGGCTGTGGGGCGCGCTGATGATCCTGTTCATCTACCCCTTCGGCCGGCGCATCCGGGCGGTGGCACCGAAGGCGCACACCCTGGCGGAGGTCATGTACGCCCGTCACGGACGATCCAGCCAGCTCATGCTCGCCGGCTCCAACGTGGTCGGCTCGATCATCTCCCTGATGTCGAACTTCATCGCCGGCGGGGCGCTGATCTCGCTGCTGTCGCCGCTGACGTTCATCCAGGGCGTGATCATCGTGGCCGGCGGCGTGCTGCTGTACACGCTGTGGTCGGGCTTCCGGGCGTCCGTCCTCACCGACTTCCGTCAGGTCATGGCCATGCTCGGCGCCGTCGCGGTGATCGTCCCGGCGATCTTCTTCGCGGCCGGTTTCCCGACGGCGTTCACGACCGGGGCGGACAACCTCACCGCCCAGCAGGGCAGCTTCTTCTCCTCGGACGCGTTCATGAACCAGGGCGCGCCCTACATCGCGGCGGTCCTGGCCTACGCCATCGGCAACCAGACGATCGCCCAGCGACTCTTCGCGGTGCGCGAGGACCTCATCAGGCCGACGTTCGTCACGGCCACGATCGGGTACGGCGCCATGGTGATCGGCGTGGGGATGCTCGGCGTGCTGGCGCTCTACCTCGGCATCGAGCCGATGGGCGGGGACCCCAACAACCTCGTGCCGCAGATGGCCGCCACGTTCCTGCCGCCGGTGCTGCTCGCCGTCTTCTTCGTCATGGTCGTCGGTGCGCTGTCCTCGACGGCGGACTCCGACCTCGCGGCCCTCTCCCCCATCATGATGGCCGACGTCTACGGCCAGAACGTCGCCGGCAAGAACCGGGCCAACCCCCGCACGATGCTGCTCGTGGGCCGGGTGACGATGATCGTGGCCACCGCGCTCGCCGTCGCCTTCGCCAGCCTGCAGCTGAACATCCTGGACCTGCTGGTGTTCGTCGGGGCGCTGTGGGGCGCGCTCGTGTTCCCCGTCATCGCCAGCTTCTACTGGGACAAGGTCACCAACAAGGCGTTCACGGTGTCCGTGATCGCCGCCCTGGCCGCGTTCCTGCCGGTGCGGTTCGGGCTGGTCCCCACCCGCGGCGCCGTCGGCCTGGTGATCGACGTGCTCGCCACCGTGGGCGTCGGCGTGGTGCTCGGGCTGATGGTGTTCGGGTTCTTCGGGCTGCGGGTCGCGAAGATCGTCGGGACCGTCGCCGCCGTCGTCACGGCGCCCTTCGCGCTCGGGGTGCTGCACGGGTACACGACCGTGAGCGCCTCGCTGCTCGCCTACGCCGTCAGCACGATCGTCTGCTACCTCATGTCGCGCGGGAGCAGCACCCGCTTCGACTTCTCCCTCATCGCCCGCCGCACGGGCGACTTCGACCAGGAGCACGTGGCCGCCCCGGCCGGTGCCCCCGCCGCCCGCTGA
- a CDS encoding putative transporter small subunit, whose translation MAAALSAYVLMWPALVLVVMAAIARGFAKDVRDARREGRDIV comes from the coding sequence ATGGCTGCTGCGCTCAGTGCCTACGTCCTGATGTGGCCCGCGCTGGTCCTCGTCGTCATGGCCGCGATCGCCCGCGGTTTCGCCAAGGACGTCCGTGACGCCCGCCGCGAGGGCCGCGACATCGTCTGA
- a CDS encoding MarC family protein — translation MNEIVDLTLMSTTFFTLFVIMDPPGTVPVFLALTSTMTARQRATAARQATAVAFGVILVFTLFGQYILNFLHISVPALQLSGGLLLLLVAMELLTGKSEEPKPSGSGVNVALVPLGTPLLAGPGAIVAAMLAVEESDRSVAAWVAISVALVAVHVVLWLSMRFAGVIHRVLGDGGTTLVTRLAGLLLAAIATQLMADAVFALIEQET, via the coding sequence ATGAACGAGATCGTCGACCTGACGCTGATGTCGACGACGTTCTTCACCCTCTTCGTCATCATGGACCCGCCCGGCACGGTGCCGGTGTTCCTCGCGCTGACCTCCACGATGACGGCGCGGCAGCGGGCGACGGCGGCGCGTCAGGCGACGGCGGTCGCGTTCGGCGTCATCCTGGTCTTCACCCTGTTCGGGCAGTACATCCTCAACTTCCTGCACATCTCCGTTCCGGCGCTGCAGCTCTCCGGCGGGCTGCTGCTGCTCCTGGTCGCGATGGAGCTGCTCACCGGCAAGTCGGAGGAGCCGAAGCCGTCGGGCAGCGGGGTCAACGTGGCGCTGGTGCCGCTCGGGACGCCGCTGCTCGCGGGGCCGGGGGCGATCGTGGCGGCGATGCTCGCGGTGGAGGAGTCGGACCGGTCGGTGGCCGCGTGGGTCGCCATCTCGGTCGCGCTGGTCGCGGTCCACGTGGTGCTCTGGCTCTCGATGCGCTTCGCCGGCGTGATCCACCGGGTGCTGGGCGACGGCGGGACCACGCTGGTCACGCGGCTCGCCGGCCTGCTGCTCGCCGCGATCGCCACCCAGCTCATGGCCGACGCCGTCTTCGCCCTCATCGAGCAGGAGACCTGA
- a CDS encoding DUF1003 domain-containing protein encodes MAERLDTPLEARRRWRPQVDPEFFGRFSEGIARFMGTPRFLLYLTIFCAAWLLWNTFGPKHLQFDSAALGFTALTLMLSLQASYSSPLILLAQNRQTDRDRVSAEQDRQRAERNLADTEYLAREMAALRLAMGEVATRDFVRSELRGLLEDIVEEREARIRELEGELAQMERDLQRAGVDTTDRREDDDPGPVRAGDGARD; translated from the coding sequence ATGGCTGAGCGCCTGGACACCCCGCTGGAGGCGAGGCGGCGCTGGCGCCCGCAGGTGGACCCCGAGTTCTTCGGACGCTTCTCCGAGGGCATCGCCCGCTTCATGGGCACCCCGCGCTTCCTGCTCTACCTGACGATCTTCTGCGCGGCGTGGCTGCTGTGGAACACCTTCGGCCCGAAGCACCTGCAGTTCGACTCGGCCGCGCTCGGGTTCACGGCGCTGACGCTCATGCTGTCCCTGCAGGCCTCGTACTCCTCGCCGCTGATCCTGCTGGCGCAGAACCGCCAGACGGACCGCGACCGCGTCAGCGCGGAGCAGGACCGTCAGCGCGCCGAGCGCAACCTCGCCGACACCGAGTACCTGGCCCGCGAGATGGCGGCCCTGCGCCTGGCCATGGGCGAGGTCGCCACACGTGACTTCGTGCGCTCGGAGCTGCGCGGCCTGCTCGAGGACATCGTCGAGGAGCGCGAGGCCCGCATCCGGGAGCTCGAGGGCGAGCTCGCCCAGATGGAGCGCGACCTCCAGCGCGCCGGGGTGGACACCACCGACAGACGCGAGGACGACGACCCGGGCCCGGTCCGGGCGGGCGACGGCGCACGGGACTGA
- a CDS encoding PHP domain-containing protein, producing MSADETRIDPHTHSDASDGTDSPSDLLRAAARARLDVVGLTDHDTVRGWEEAASAVGETGVALLRGAEVSCQHRGISVHLLAYLHDPAEPRLAEEMERSRRSRLDRAETMVDRIAEDYPITWELVRAQAAEGATIGRPHIADALVAAGVVPDRSTSFETLLSVRGPYYVPYHAPDAVETVEMVRAAGGVPVMAHPRAGVRGRVVTDAVIEAMTDAGLFALEIDHRDHTPAAVAELEALAARLGLERTGSSDYHGDGKPNVLGERTTAPAVLERIEAEGALPVVRP from the coding sequence GTGTCAGCAGATGAGACGCGCATCGACCCCCACACCCACTCCGACGCGTCCGACGGCACCGACAGCCCCTCGGACCTCCTGCGGGCCGCCGCCCGCGCGCGCCTCGACGTCGTCGGCCTGACCGACCACGACACGGTGCGCGGCTGGGAGGAGGCAGCGTCCGCCGTCGGCGAGACGGGTGTGGCGCTGTTGCGCGGGGCGGAGGTCTCCTGCCAGCACCGGGGCATCTCGGTGCACCTGCTCGCCTACCTGCACGACCCGGCCGAGCCGCGGCTCGCCGAGGAGATGGAGCGCTCCCGGCGCTCGCGGCTGGACCGCGCGGAGACGATGGTCGACCGCATCGCGGAGGACTACCCGATCACCTGGGAGCTCGTGCGCGCCCAGGCGGCCGAGGGGGCCACCATCGGCCGCCCGCACATCGCCGACGCGCTCGTCGCCGCCGGGGTGGTGCCGGACCGGTCCACCTCCTTCGAGACGCTGCTGTCCGTGCGCGGGCCGTACTACGTCCCGTACCACGCGCCGGACGCCGTCGAGACCGTCGAGATGGTGCGCGCCGCCGGCGGCGTGCCCGTCATGGCGCACCCGCGGGCCGGGGTGCGCGGACGCGTGGTGACCGACGCCGTCATCGAGGCCATGACCGACGCCGGCCTGTTCGCCCTCGAGATCGACCACCGCGACCACACCCCCGCCGCCGTGGCGGAGCTGGAGGCGCTGGCCGCCCGGCTGGGCCTGGAGCGCACCGGGTCGAGCGACTACCACGGTGACGGCAAGCCCAACGTGCTCGGGGAGCGCACCACGGCGCCCGCGGTGCTGGAGAGGATCGAGGCCGAGGGGGCGCTCCCGGTGGTCCGGCCATGA
- a CDS encoding Mrp/NBP35 family ATP-binding protein, with the protein MGRMSAPTVEAVRAELVNVMDPEIRRPITELNMVRSVEVEPGGLVVVGVDLTTAGCPLKDTITRDVTNVVGAIDGVSGVRVDMGVMTEEQRKELRTMLRGGVAEPEIPFAKPGSLTRIYAVTSGKGGVGKSSVTANLAAAMAADGLKVGVVDADIYGFSIPRMLGVEHPPTKVDDMILPPVAHDVKVISIGMFTQNGRPVVWRGPMLHRALQQFLSDVFWGDLDVLLLDLPPGTGDIAISVAQMLPNSEILVVTTPQVAAAEVAQRAGIIAEQTRQHVVGVVENMSWLEQPDGTRVELFGSGGGERVATELGGALGYEVPLLAQVPIELALREGGDSGVPLVLRESGSPAAQALLALSRSLSHRARGLAGRSLGISPVGR; encoded by the coding sequence ATGGGACGCATGAGTGCACCCACCGTCGAGGCTGTCCGGGCCGAGCTGGTCAACGTCATGGACCCGGAGATCCGCCGCCCCATCACCGAGCTCAACATGGTCCGGTCGGTCGAGGTCGAACCGGGCGGGCTCGTGGTGGTCGGCGTCGACCTGACGACGGCGGGCTGCCCGCTGAAGGACACCATCACCCGGGACGTGACCAACGTCGTCGGCGCCATCGACGGCGTCTCCGGCGTCCGGGTCGACATGGGCGTCATGACCGAGGAGCAGCGCAAGGAGCTGCGCACCATGCTGCGCGGCGGCGTCGCCGAGCCGGAGATCCCGTTCGCCAAGCCCGGCTCGCTCACCCGCATCTACGCGGTGACCTCCGGCAAGGGCGGGGTCGGGAAGTCCTCGGTGACGGCCAACCTGGCCGCCGCCATGGCCGCCGACGGGCTGAAGGTCGGTGTGGTCGACGCCGACATCTACGGCTTCTCCATCCCCCGCATGCTGGGCGTCGAGCACCCGCCGACCAAGGTCGACGACATGATCCTGCCGCCCGTGGCGCACGACGTGAAGGTCATCTCGATTGGGATGTTCACGCAGAACGGCCGGCCGGTGGTCTGGCGCGGGCCGATGCTCCACCGGGCGCTGCAGCAGTTCCTCTCCGACGTCTTCTGGGGCGACCTCGACGTCCTCCTGCTCGACCTGCCGCCCGGGACCGGTGACATCGCGATCTCGGTGGCCCAGATGCTGCCGAACTCGGAGATCCTCGTCGTCACCACCCCCCAGGTGGCCGCGGCGGAGGTGGCCCAGCGCGCCGGGATCATCGCCGAGCAGACCCGCCAGCACGTGGTCGGCGTCGTGGAGAACATGTCCTGGCTCGAGCAGCCGGACGGCACCCGCGTGGAGCTCTTCGGCTCCGGCGGCGGCGAGCGCGTCGCCACCGAGCTCGGTGGCGCCCTCGGCTACGAGGTGCCGCTCCTGGCGCAGGTGCCGATCGAGCTGGCGCTGCGCGAGGGCGGGGACTCCGGCGTGCCCCTGGTGCTGCGCGAGAGCGGCAGCCCGGCCGCCCAGGCGCTGCTGGCGCTGTCCCGCTCGCTGTCCCACCGCGCCCGGGGTCTCGCGGGTCGCTCGCTGGGCATCAGCCCCGTCGGTCGCTGA
- a CDS encoding general stress protein has protein sequence MSLTGKPPGASVPTMPTGVEVASYTTYLEAQKAVDHLSDKAFPVQHVTIVGTDLRMVERITGRLTYARVAGAGAMSGAWFGLMISLLYWVFTPSGEFPLLAGVLIGAAFGILFAIVSYAFTGGKRDFTSASQVVASRYAVLCEPEQAGQARQLLSEGGFGGRTPPVPGVPTTPAAPTSPGAPTSQGGPTGPYGQQAPPTQPGAYGRPGGTPHGQQGGTPYGQQGGTPYGQQAPQGRHAGAAPVQAPAAPPSDAGKDASAPTEFGSRPDERPRYGLRLEDLERHSGKDGETPGQAGPKE, from the coding sequence ATGTCACTGACCGGAAAGCCCCCCGGCGCGTCCGTGCCCACCATGCCGACCGGTGTGGAGGTCGCGTCGTACACGACGTACCTCGAGGCCCAGAAGGCGGTCGACCACCTCTCGGACAAGGCCTTCCCCGTCCAGCACGTCACCATCGTCGGCACCGACCTGCGCATGGTCGAGCGCATCACGGGCCGCCTGACCTACGCCCGCGTCGCCGGCGCGGGCGCGATGAGCGGCGCCTGGTTCGGCCTGATGATCTCGCTGCTGTACTGGGTGTTCACGCCGTCGGGGGAGTTCCCGCTGCTGGCGGGTGTCCTCATCGGCGCGGCGTTCGGCATCCTGTTCGCGATCGTCTCCTACGCCTTCACCGGCGGGAAGCGCGACTTCACCTCCGCCAGCCAGGTGGTGGCCTCGCGGTACGCGGTGCTCTGCGAGCCGGAGCAGGCGGGCCAGGCCCGGCAGCTGCTCTCCGAGGGTGGGTTCGGCGGGCGCACCCCGCCGGTCCCGGGCGTGCCGACGACGCCGGCCGCACCGACCTCGCCCGGTGCGCCGACCTCGCAGGGCGGGCCGACGGGTCCGTACGGCCAGCAGGCGCCCCCGACCCAGCCGGGCGCCTACGGCCGGCCGGGCGGGACACCGCACGGCCAGCAGGGCGGGACGCCCTACGGCCAGCAGGGCGGGACGCCCTACGGCCAGCAGGCCCCGCAGGGCCGCCACGCGGGTGCGGCGCCGGTCCAGGCGCCCGCCGCTCCGCCGTCGGACGCGGGCAAGGACGCCTCGGCTCCCACGGAGTTCGGGTCACGGCCCGACGAGCGGCCCCGTTACGGGCTGCGTCTGGAGGACCTCGAGCGTCACAGCGGCAAGGACGGGGAGACGCCCGGGCAGGCGGGCCCGAAGGAATGA
- a CDS encoding sugar phosphate isomerase/epimerase family protein, giving the protein MSRDIPVGLSTSSVYPGGVAETFALASQLGYDGVEVMVLRDPDSQDERRLRELSDQYGLPVLSIHAPTLLLTQGVWGNDPWDKVDRATELAHNVGADVVVLHPPFRWQRGYAEHFVGAVAERERLDGMRLAVENMFPWRARSKKRERVMQAYLPGWDPLQHDYRSVTLDLSHTATAGMDAGAALAMADELGDRLAHLHLADGTVSFMDEHLVPGQGDQPCAEVLHMLGARDFTGAVVVEVNTRKMSSVGRRSALADSLSFARKYLAAGASERGQAVVAPTPEES; this is encoded by the coding sequence ATGAGCCGGGACATCCCGGTGGGTCTGTCGACGTCGTCGGTGTACCCGGGCGGCGTCGCGGAGACCTTCGCCCTCGCCAGCCAGCTCGGGTACGACGGCGTGGAGGTCATGGTCCTGCGGGACCCGGACAGCCAGGACGAGCGCCGGCTGCGCGAGCTGAGCGACCAGTACGGCCTGCCCGTGCTGAGCATCCACGCCCCGACGCTCCTGCTCACGCAGGGCGTGTGGGGCAACGACCCGTGGGACAAGGTGGACCGGGCCACGGAGCTCGCGCACAACGTCGGGGCGGACGTCGTGGTCCTGCACCCGCCGTTCCGCTGGCAGCGCGGGTACGCGGAGCACTTCGTCGGAGCCGTCGCCGAGCGCGAGCGCCTGGACGGGATGCGGCTCGCCGTCGAGAACATGTTCCCCTGGCGGGCGCGCTCGAAGAAGCGGGAGCGGGTGATGCAGGCCTACCTGCCCGGCTGGGACCCGCTCCAGCACGACTACCGCTCCGTCACCCTCGACCTCTCCCACACGGCGACGGCGGGCATGGACGCCGGTGCCGCGCTCGCGATGGCGGACGAGCTCGGCGACCGCCTCGCACACCTGCACCTGGCCGACGGCACGGTGAGCTTCATGGACGAGCACCTCGTGCCCGGGCAGGGCGACCAGCCCTGCGCGGAGGTGCTGCACATGCTCGGCGCGCGGGACTTCACCGGCGCCGTCGTCGTCGAGGTCAACACCCGCAAGATGTCCTCGGTCGGACGGCGCTCCGCGCTCGCGGACTCGCTGTCCTTCGCCCGGAAGTACCTCGCCGCGGGCGCGAGCGAGCGCGGCCAGGCCGTCGTGGCACCCACCCCTGAGGAGAGCTGA
- a CDS encoding aminopeptidase P family protein — protein sequence MSESQTPTPEEQPLTERGSNRSQRPTSQAFRTFIADGWGPRPDALPERSPAADHAAARRAALGRLFPGERLVVPAGQLVTRNNDNDYRFRPHSAFAHLTGLGTEQEPDAVLVLHPLNGQEETHEAALYFRPRAGRDTEEFYADSRYGELWVGVRPSLEEMSAQTGLRTEHIDAFADALAKDVGAGQVQIRVVPQADAAVEAQVAAVRSQAGLTEGAAEADAALAEALSELRLRKDAYEIGEVRAAVAATAKGFEDIVRNLPRAVDHPRGERVIEGVFGARAREEGNGLGYDTIAAAGNHANTLHWIRNDGAVRPGQLVLIDAGVEVDSLYTADVTRTLPVDGVFTDAQRKVYQAVLDAADASFARAGQPGAKFRDLHAAAMEVLADRLAEWGMLPGTAEESLDPEGQYHRRWMVHGTSHHLGLDVHDCAQARREMYLDADLEPGMVFTIEPGLYFREDDLKVPEELRGIAVRIEDDILVREDGSVENLSAGLPRTPDDVESWMARLRG from the coding sequence ATGAGCGAGTCGCAGACCCCCACACCCGAGGAGCAGCCGCTGACCGAGCGCGGCTCCAACCGCTCCCAGCGCCCCACGAGCCAGGCCTTCCGCACCTTCATCGCCGACGGCTGGGGCCCCCGGCCGGACGCTCTGCCCGAGCGCTCCCCCGCCGCCGACCACGCCGCCGCGCGTCGCGCCGCGCTGGGTCGGCTGTTCCCGGGCGAGCGCCTCGTGGTCCCGGCCGGCCAGCTGGTGACGCGCAACAACGACAACGACTACCGCTTCCGCCCGCACTCGGCGTTCGCGCACCTGACCGGTCTGGGCACCGAGCAGGAGCCGGACGCCGTGCTGGTGCTGCACCCGCTGAACGGCCAGGAGGAGACCCACGAGGCCGCCCTGTACTTCCGGCCCCGCGCCGGCCGGGACACCGAGGAGTTCTACGCCGACTCCCGCTACGGCGAGCTGTGGGTAGGTGTGCGCCCCTCGCTGGAGGAGATGTCCGCCCAGACCGGGCTGCGCACCGAGCACATCGACGCCTTCGCCGACGCCCTCGCCAAGGACGTCGGAGCGGGTCAGGTCCAGATCCGGGTCGTCCCGCAGGCCGACGCCGCCGTCGAGGCGCAGGTGGCGGCGGTGCGCAGCCAGGCCGGCCTGACCGAGGGTGCGGCCGAGGCGGACGCCGCCCTGGCCGAGGCCCTCTCGGAGCTGCGCCTGCGCAAGGACGCCTACGAGATCGGTGAGGTGCGCGCCGCCGTCGCCGCCACGGCGAAGGGGTTCGAGGACATCGTCCGCAACCTGCCCCGCGCGGTGGACCACCCCCGCGGCGAGCGCGTCATCGAGGGTGTCTTCGGCGCCCGCGCGCGCGAGGAGGGCAACGGCCTGGGCTACGACACCATCGCCGCGGCCGGCAACCACGCGAACACGCTGCACTGGATCCGCAACGACGGCGCGGTGCGCCCGGGGCAGCTCGTGCTCATCGACGCCGGGGTCGAGGTCGACTCCCTCTACACGGCGGACGTCACCCGGACCCTCCCCGTGGACGGGGTCTTCACCGACGCCCAGCGCAAGGTCTACCAGGCCGTGCTGGACGCCGCCGACGCCTCCTTCGCCCGCGCCGGGCAGCCGGGGGCAAAGTTCCGGGACCTCCACGCCGCCGCGATGGAGGTCCTCGCCGACCGCCTCGCCGAGTGGGGCATGCTCCCCGGCACCGCCGAGGAGTCGCTGGACCCGGAGGGCCAGTACCACCGGCGCTGGATGGTCCACGGCACCAGCCACCACCTCGGCCTCGACGTCCACGACTGCGCCCAGGCCCGCCGCGAGATGTACCTCGACGCGGACCTCGAGCCGGGGATGGTCTTCACGATCGAGCCGGGCCTGTACTTCCGCGAGGACGACCTCAAGGTCCCGGAGGAGCTGCGCGGCATCGCCGTGCGCATCGAGGACGACATCCTCGTGCGCGAGGACGGCTCCGTGGAGAACCTCTCCGCCGGCCTGCCCCGCACCCCGGACGACGTCGAGTCGTGGATGGCGCGTCTGCGCGGCTGA